In a genomic window of Rhizobium tumorigenes:
- a CDS encoding carbohydrate ABC transporter permease, producing the protein MSATLQTSAVAQDARKIAPRRRERRRLLSSLTPWLFLAPALIVFAWFKFYPMVSGFAMSFYDVQFYSESKWVGLNNFYRAFHDLALREALIHTTIYVVVATLASSLIAFFMALVLEGPAGHLAFIRTAIFLPAITSVAIIAEIWRILFNSADYGLANSFLHLIGVAPQGFLSDPDQALWVLILMSIWKSAPYDMVIFIAGLVGVNRELYDAASVDGASAWRKLWHVTLPGIIPSISVVLMLSFIRGFRVFAEVYATTGGGPAGSTSTIMTHIYRVGFEDLNYGYASAVSLMLLVFTVLLTLLHLKIKSKLTA; encoded by the coding sequence ATGTCCGCTACGCTGCAGACCTCCGCTGTCGCGCAAGACGCGCGCAAAATCGCGCCGCGCCGCCGTGAGAGACGACGCCTACTTTCATCACTGACTCCGTGGCTGTTCCTGGCGCCTGCGCTGATCGTCTTTGCGTGGTTCAAGTTTTATCCGATGGTGTCGGGCTTTGCGATGTCGTTCTACGACGTTCAGTTCTATTCCGAGAGTAAATGGGTCGGACTCAACAATTTCTACCGTGCGTTCCACGACCTTGCCCTGCGGGAAGCTCTCATTCACACGACGATCTATGTGGTTGTGGCAACGCTGGCGTCATCACTGATCGCATTCTTCATGGCCCTGGTGCTGGAAGGCCCTGCAGGTCATCTCGCCTTTATCCGCACCGCGATCTTCTTGCCCGCCATCACCAGTGTCGCCATCATCGCGGAAATCTGGCGCATCCTGTTCAATTCGGCCGATTATGGGTTGGCAAATTCCTTTTTGCACCTGATCGGTGTCGCCCCGCAGGGATTTCTCAGTGATCCGGACCAGGCACTCTGGGTGTTAATCCTGATGAGCATCTGGAAGAGCGCTCCCTACGACATGGTCATTTTCATTGCCGGATTGGTCGGCGTGAACCGTGAGCTCTACGACGCAGCAAGCGTCGACGGCGCCAGCGCATGGCGCAAGCTCTGGCATGTGACGCTGCCAGGCATCATCCCATCGATCTCGGTGGTGCTGATGCTGTCTTTCATCCGCGGCTTCCGGGTCTTTGCCGAGGTCTATGCCACGACCGGCGGCGGTCCCGCCGGCTCCACCTCAACGATAATGACGCATATATACAGGGTTGGCTTTGAAGACCTGAACTACGGTTACGCCTCGGCCGTCTCGCTCATGCTGCTGGTGTTCACCGTCCTGCTGACCCTGCTGCATCTGAAAATCAAATCCAAGCTCACCGCTTAA
- a CDS encoding carbohydrate ABC transporter permease yields MKTPVLLSLVRYALYAILIIVFVFPFWGALVTAFSGVSLKPGELTLIPQKPTLENFRIAFFDMKVWRYLTNSVIVVVVGTALQLMVSALAAYALARKKFRGAAVVSLLLLCTLMLPEEVIAIPLYLVMQKELPIVHVSIYNTYFAMILPVVGWAFSIFMLTEFMRAIPLELEEAARIDGASEWQIFFRVILPLVRPALGTVLIFGFIMIWDQYLLPLIAVNDKDLMTLPVALASLRVDDTITPNILVAATLVAMAPSVIVYLLLQRQFNRGILAGAVKG; encoded by the coding sequence ATGAAAACCCCTGTTTTGCTTAGTCTGGTTCGGTACGCGCTCTATGCGATCCTGATAATCGTTTTCGTCTTCCCCTTCTGGGGTGCGCTGGTCACCGCCTTTAGCGGCGTCAGTCTCAAGCCAGGAGAATTGACGTTGATCCCGCAGAAGCCGACGCTCGAGAATTTCCGCATTGCCTTCTTCGATATGAAAGTCTGGCGCTACCTGACGAATTCGGTGATCGTCGTGGTCGTCGGAACGGCGCTTCAGCTCATGGTCAGCGCGCTTGCCGCCTATGCTCTGGCCCGCAAGAAATTCCGCGGAGCAGCGGTCGTCAGCCTTCTCCTGCTGTGCACGCTGATGCTACCGGAAGAGGTTATCGCCATTCCGCTTTACCTTGTGATGCAGAAAGAGCTGCCGATCGTCCACGTATCCATCTACAACACTTACTTCGCGATGATCCTGCCCGTCGTCGGCTGGGCCTTCTCGATTTTCATGCTGACAGAGTTCATGCGGGCCATTCCTCTTGAACTGGAAGAGGCAGCGCGCATCGACGGTGCAAGCGAATGGCAGATCTTTTTCCGCGTCATCCTGCCCTTGGTACGCCCAGCGCTAGGAACCGTTCTGATCTTCGGCTTCATCATGATCTGGGACCAGTATTTGCTGCCATTGATCGCGGTGAACGACAAGGACCTGATGACACTTCCCGTAGCACTGGCATCGCTGCGCGTGGATGACACGATCACGCCGAACATCCTCGTCGCCGCAACGCTCGTTGCAATGGCGCCCAGCGTCATCGTCTACCTCCTGCTTCAGAGGCAATTCAATCGCGGCATCCTGGCTGGTGCGGTCAAAGGCTAA
- a CDS encoding ABC transporter ATP-binding protein — translation MGAVSLRNVSKSFGAVDVIKDVSIDIAAGEFCVLIGPSGSGKSTLLRIIAGLEEASSGTIEIGDRDVTDLEPKQRDIAMVFQSYALYPQMTVRENMSFALRLARRPKEEIRQKIDEVAQMLDLGKLLDRLPKELSGGQRQRVAMGRAIVRNPAVFLFDEPLSNLDAKLRSQVRGEIRDLHHKSNTTSVYVTHDQVEAMTMGQKIVVLRDGRVEQSGTPLELYDLPDSIFVASFIGSPAINLIKARVSNDAKSLLLPNGQSHLPIPGNYSDAGGRDVVVGVRPEYLEIVQPGTDGALPATVHAVETTGSDTTVICDSPVGQILVSSKSRSHLHMGDDVGLSIANGKAVLFDSQTERRLVPQASAA, via the coding sequence ATGGGTGCGGTTTCCCTCAGGAACGTTTCCAAGTCGTTTGGTGCCGTGGACGTCATCAAGGATGTGTCCATAGATATCGCGGCCGGCGAATTCTGCGTGCTGATCGGACCGAGCGGCTCGGGAAAGTCGACGTTGCTGCGCATCATTGCAGGGCTCGAGGAGGCAAGCAGCGGCACGATAGAAATCGGCGACCGGGACGTGACGGATCTGGAGCCGAAACAGCGCGATATCGCCATGGTGTTCCAGAGCTATGCACTCTATCCGCAGATGACGGTGCGCGAGAACATGAGCTTTGCGCTGCGCCTTGCGAGGCGTCCGAAGGAGGAGATCAGGCAGAAAATCGATGAGGTTGCGCAGATGCTTGACCTCGGAAAACTGCTGGATCGGCTGCCGAAGGAACTTTCGGGTGGTCAGCGCCAGCGGGTTGCCATGGGCCGGGCCATCGTCCGCAATCCAGCTGTCTTTCTCTTCGACGAGCCGCTGTCGAACCTCGACGCCAAGCTGCGGAGCCAGGTTCGCGGTGAAATCCGCGACCTGCACCATAAGTCGAACACCACCTCCGTCTACGTGACGCACGATCAGGTGGAGGCGATGACCATGGGGCAGAAGATCGTCGTGCTGCGGGACGGACGGGTCGAGCAGTCGGGAACCCCGCTCGAGCTTTACGATCTGCCGGACAGCATATTCGTCGCAAGCTTCATCGGTTCTCCGGCAATCAACCTGATAAAGGCCAGGGTCAGCAACGACGCGAAAAGCTTGCTGCTCCCCAATGGCCAAAGTCATCTGCCCATTCCGGGAAATTACTCCGACGCCGGCGGGCGCGATGTCGTGGTCGGCGTCAGGCCGGAATACCTGGAGATCGTTCAGCCAGGCACCGACGGTGCTCTGCCGGCCACCGTCCACGCCGTCGAGACGACCGGCTCCGATACGACCGTCATCTGCGACAGCCCCGTTGGCCAGATCCTTGTATCCTCCAAGAGCCGCAGTCATCTGCATATGGGTGACGACGTTGGCTTGAGCATCGCCAACGGCAAGGCCGTGCTATTCGACAGCCAGACCGAACGTCGCCTTGTGCCCCAGGCGTCGGCCGCATAG